The following coding sequences lie in one Nonomuraea muscovyensis genomic window:
- a CDS encoding site-specific integrase, translated as MSRCRPGPAPRPHARGYTETWISQRPGLRPRTVDLYTWLLNKHITPYLGAAQLGKLSTAMIRQWRADLLGNGVSVSMAAKAYRLLRAVLMTAAEEDRIIPRNPCRIRGAGDEHPEERPVLTVAQVFELADRVGRRPVGNVRKLKNGAYRLRFQQHGEMRTHPEVFAGRGDAERALWAMGMAGRADSTQNRRFRALVLLATFASLRWGEMSALRRSDLDLEGRRFGSGRPSSSVPRVSWFSGLRSPRRGGAWSASRRRSSPRCEST; from the coding sequence GTGTCCCGCTGCCGTCCGGGACCGGCCCCCAGGCCGCACGCCCGGGGCTACACCGAGACCTGGATCTCACAGCGCCCTGGGCTGCGTCCGCGCACTGTTGATCTCTATACGTGGCTGCTCAACAAGCACATCACCCCGTACCTGGGCGCGGCTCAGCTCGGGAAGCTGTCCACGGCGATGATCCGGCAGTGGCGAGCGGACTTGCTCGGCAACGGCGTCTCGGTGTCGATGGCGGCCAAGGCGTACCGGCTGCTGCGGGCCGTGCTGATGACGGCGGCCGAGGAAGACCGCATCATCCCGCGCAACCCGTGCCGCATTCGCGGGGCCGGCGACGAGCATCCCGAGGAACGCCCCGTGCTCACCGTTGCCCAGGTCTTCGAGCTGGCCGACCGCGTCGGCCGTCGCCCGGTCGGAAACGTTCGCAAGCTCAAGAACGGTGCCTACCGGCTCCGGTTCCAGCAGCACGGCGAGATGCGCACGCATCCCGAGGTCTTCGCCGGCAGGGGCGATGCCGAGCGGGCGCTGTGGGCGATGGGGATGGCCGGCCGGGCCGACAGCACCCAGAATCGCCGGTTCCGCGCCCTGGTCCTCCTCGCTACCTTCGCGAGCCTGCGATGGGGTGAGATGAGCGCGCTCCGCCGTAGTGACCTCGACCTGGAGGGGCGACGGTTCGGGTCCGGGCGGCCTTCGTCGAGCGTTCCACGGGTGAGCTGGTTCTCGGGCCTCCGAAGTCCAAGGCGGGGCGGCGCGTGGTCGGCATCCCGCAGGCGATCATCCCCGCGCTGCGAGAGCACCTGA
- a CDS encoding tyrosine-type recombinase/integrase produces the protein MVGIPQAIIPALREHLNTYVGNEPGALLFPGAKGGPLRRSGFNTRTRWVDVVRDVGMPGQHFHDLRHTGNMLAAESGAGLKDLMARMGHDNVRAAMIYQHAVRGADKAITDAIDRHIGRADDEDDEGSAGVLAPVS, from the coding sequence GTGGTCGGCATCCCGCAGGCGATCATCCCCGCGCTGCGAGAGCACCTGAACACCTACGTCGGCAACGAACCGGGCGCGCTGCTCTTCCCCGGGGCGAAGGGCGGGCCGCTTCGTCGTAGCGGCTTCAACACTCGTACGCGCTGGGTGGACGTGGTGAGGGACGTGGGCATGCCCGGCCAGCACTTCCATGATCTTCGTCACACGGGAAACATGCTGGCGGCCGAGTCGGGCGCGGGGCTCAAGGACCTGATGGCCCGGATGGGACACGACAACGTACGCGCCGCGATGATCTACCAGCACGCCGTACGTGGTGCCGACAAAGCGATCACGGACGCGATCGACCGGCACATCGGCAGGGCCGACGACGAGGACGACGAGGGCTCGGCAGGCGTGCTCGCTCCCGTGAGCTAG
- a CDS encoding type II toxin-antitoxin system RelE/ParE family toxin, with protein MNWGEVELEPEVEEWFDTLDQEDQETAAFYVDLLSERGVLLDEPYTRQLRGKLRELRFHLHRESVRITYWIAPGRRIIMLTVFRKQRMRESAEIERAWRAMQRCIAEAHTVDEE; from the coding sequence ATGAACTGGGGAGAGGTGGAACTGGAGCCGGAGGTCGAGGAGTGGTTTGACACGCTCGATCAGGAGGATCAGGAGACGGCGGCGTTCTACGTCGATCTGCTGAGCGAGCGTGGTGTCCTGCTCGACGAGCCCTACACTCGTCAACTCCGCGGCAAGCTCCGGGAGCTGCGGTTCCATCTGCACCGGGAGTCGGTACGGATCACCTACTGGATCGCTCCGGGGCGGCGGATCATCATGCTGACGGTGTTCCGCAAGCAGCGGATGCGAGAGTCCGCCGAGATCGAGCGTGCGTGGCGGGCCATGCAGCGGTGCATCGCTGAGGCCCACACCGTAGATGAGGAGTGA
- a CDS encoding helix-turn-helix domain-containing protein — protein sequence MGERRAWADKKAEIMSRPGAGAAYEAARIRFELGEAVRLRREQLGLTQAELAERTGLKQPAVARFEAGGTMPTIPMLERLAEALEMRLSVRFQPLREAS from the coding sequence ATGGGGGAGCGCAGAGCCTGGGCGGACAAGAAGGCTGAGATCATGAGCCGCCCCGGTGCCGGAGCGGCATACGAGGCGGCCAGGATCCGGTTCGAGCTGGGCGAGGCGGTGCGGCTGCGGCGTGAGCAACTCGGGCTGACTCAGGCGGAGCTGGCCGAACGCACGGGGCTGAAGCAGCCGGCGGTGGCGCGATTTGAAGCGGGCGGGACGATGCCCACCATTCCGATGCTGGAGCGGCTGGCGGAGGCTCTGGAGATGCGGCTGAGCGTCCGGTTCCAGCCGCTGCGGGAGGCGAGCTGA
- a CDS encoding tyrosine-type recombinase/integrase has product MAARSAALDKLAAWPYAVQTIGVDGLHFHDLRHTGNMIAAESGAGLKDLMARMGHDNVRAAMIYQHAVRGADRAITVAIDKHLSGHERVTAGGEEDPPGALAPVG; this is encoded by the coding sequence GTGGCTGCGCGGAGCGCCGCCCTTGACAAACTCGCGGCGTGGCCGTACGCCGTCCAGACCATCGGCGTGGACGGGCTCCACTTTCACGATCTCCGACACACCGGAAACATGATCGCGGCCGAGTCGGGGGCCGGGCTCAAGGATCTGATGGCCCGGATGGGGCACGACAACGTCCGGGCCGCGATGATCTACCAGCACGCGGTCAGGGGCGCGGACAGGGCGATCACGGTAGCGATCGACAAGCACCTGAGTGGACACGAGCGCGTCACGGCCGGCGGCGAAGAGGACCCTCCTGGCGCGCTGGCTCCCGTGGGCTAA
- a CDS encoding creatininase family protein: MTNPLLPTATTTDERQRDAQVAILPVGSFEQHGDHLPLSTDTIIATLISQSIADAYPVMLLPPITISCSHEHAAWTGTVSISARTLHAVITDIHGSLNGPNALVIVNAHGGNYVLSNVVQEASATGRAMALFPTREDWQEARNAAHLTSSMHEDMHAGEIETSILLHAYPDVIRPGYENADHTADDRRHLLTEGMPAYTKNGVIGRPSLATAEKGQGRPRLPHHQLRPRDEPARQALLNCSHRDQAAARRAAVQRPVACPPLGHAAWGPVPGGSSTDRHADRGARRTEQAHRPQRHAAARMQPYDRHAWAGLR; encoded by the coding sequence GTGACCAACCCACTGCTACCCACCGCGACCACCACCGACGAACGACAGCGCGACGCCCAGGTCGCCATCCTGCCCGTGGGCAGCTTCGAGCAGCACGGCGACCACCTGCCCCTCAGCACCGACACCATCATCGCCACACTGATCAGCCAGAGCATCGCCGACGCCTACCCGGTCATGCTCCTCCCGCCCATAACGATCTCCTGCTCCCACGAACACGCCGCCTGGACCGGCACCGTCAGCATCTCCGCCCGCACCCTGCACGCCGTCATCACCGACATCCACGGCTCCCTCAACGGCCCGAACGCCCTCGTGATCGTCAACGCCCACGGCGGCAACTACGTCCTGAGCAACGTCGTCCAGGAAGCCAGCGCCACCGGCCGGGCCATGGCCCTCTTCCCGACTCGGGAAGACTGGCAGGAGGCCCGGAACGCCGCGCACCTGACCAGCTCCATGCACGAGGACATGCACGCCGGAGAGATCGAAACCTCGATCCTGCTGCACGCCTACCCAGACGTCATACGCCCCGGCTATGAGAACGCCGACCACACCGCCGACGACCGGCGCCACCTGCTGACCGAAGGCATGCCCGCCTACACCAAGAACGGCGTCATCGGCCGCCCCTCACTCGCCACTGCCGAAAAAGGGCAAGGCCGTCCTCGACTCCCTCACCACCAGCTTCGCCCACGTGATGAACCTGCTCGCCAAGCACTGCTGAATTGTTCTCATAGGGATCAAGCGGCGGCGCGCCGCGCCGCCGTACAGCGGCCCGTCGCTTGCCCGCCGCTCGGGCATGCGGCCTGGGGGCCGGTCCCGGGCGGCAGCAGCACGGACCGCCACGCCGATCGTGGCGCCCGCCGTACTGAGCAAGCTCACCGACCCCAGCGTCACGCCGCCGCACGAATGCAGCCCTACGATCGCCACGCGTGGGCTGGCCTCAGGTAG
- a CDS encoding N-terminal phage integrase SAM-like domain-containing protein — protein MRPKTLQLYEGLHRIHLVPTFGNRTMSEIKEAHIRKWRKARLDEGIGPVTVAKAYRLLKAIFNTAVEDGY, from the coding sequence CTGCGGCCCAAGACTCTTCAGCTCTACGAGGGGCTTCACCGGATCCACCTCGTGCCGACTTTCGGCAACCGCACCATGAGCGAGATCAAGGAGGCGCACATCCGGAAGTGGCGGAAGGCACGCCTGGACGAGGGCATCGGGCCAGTCACGGTGGCGAAGGCGTACCGACTCCTGAAGGCGATCTTCAACACGGCAGTAGAGGACGGATATTGA
- a CDS encoding tyrosine-type recombinase/integrase — MLILLATFASLRWGELAALQRRNVDLEAGTIRVVGTTTELKDGSVTIGPPKSEAGKRVVSVPAMLLPHLREHVETYAEQTGDGHVFVGPKGARLRRANFTRVWTAALKKAGLSGFHFHDLRHTGNTLAAQSGATLRDLMTRMGHSTTRAALIYQHTAVERDRAIADALGKLAEQALSKQDPIGSGTQRARKIENAP, encoded by the coding sequence ATGCTGATCCTGCTGGCCACCTTCGCGAGCCTGCGATGGGGCGAGCTGGCCGCGCTCCAGCGGAGGAACGTGGACCTGGAGGCGGGCACGATCCGCGTCGTCGGCACCACGACCGAACTCAAGGACGGCTCGGTCACCATCGGCCCGCCCAAGTCGGAGGCGGGCAAGCGCGTGGTCAGCGTGCCGGCCATGCTCCTCCCACACCTACGGGAGCACGTGGAGACCTACGCCGAGCAGACCGGCGACGGACACGTCTTCGTCGGTCCCAAGGGTGCCCGGCTCCGGCGAGCGAACTTCACCCGCGTCTGGACGGCGGCGCTCAAGAAGGCTGGCCTCTCCGGCTTCCACTTCCATGATCTGCGTCACACCGGCAACACCCTCGCCGCCCAGTCCGGGGCCACGCTCCGCGACCTGATGACCCGCATGGGCCACTCCACGACCCGGGCCGCGTTGATCTATCAGCACACCGCGGTGGAGCGGGATCGGGCCATCGCCGACGCTCTCGGCAAGCTCGCCGAACAGGCCCTGAGCAAGCAAGATCCAATCGGATCGGGCACGCAACGGGCACGGAAGATCGAAAATGCGCCCTGA
- the dcd gene encoding dCTP deaminase: protein MLLSDRDILAEIDSGRLALDPFDREMLQPSSIDVRLDRYFRVFENHRYPHIDPAVEQPDLTRMVEPDGDEPFILHPGEFVLASTYEVITLPADLASRLEGKSSLGRLGLLTHSTAGFIDPGFSGHVTLELSNVATLPIKLWPGMKIGQLCVFRLSSPAEHPYGSARYGSRYQGQRGPTPSRSFKDFHRTVI, encoded by the coding sequence GTGCTGCTCTCCGACCGTGACATCCTCGCCGAGATCGACTCCGGGCGGCTGGCGCTCGATCCGTTCGACCGGGAGATGCTTCAGCCGTCCAGCATCGACGTACGGCTCGACCGGTACTTCCGGGTTTTCGAGAACCACAGGTACCCGCACATCGACCCGGCGGTCGAGCAACCCGACCTCACCCGCATGGTCGAGCCCGACGGGGACGAGCCGTTCATCCTGCATCCGGGGGAGTTCGTGCTGGCCTCGACGTACGAGGTCATCACGTTGCCGGCGGACCTGGCGTCCCGGCTGGAGGGCAAGAGTTCGCTGGGGCGGCTGGGGCTGCTCACGCACTCCACCGCGGGGTTCATCGACCCGGGCTTCAGCGGGCACGTCACGCTGGAGCTGTCGAACGTGGCCACGTTGCCGATCAAGCTGTGGCCGGGGATGAAGATCGGGCAGCTGTGCGTGTTCAGGCTCAGTTCGCCCGCCGAGCACCCGTACGGTTCGGCCAGGTACGGGTCCCGCTACCAGGGGCAGCGCGGCCCGACGCCGTCCCGGTCCTTCAAGGATTTTCACCGCACCGTAATCTGA
- a CDS encoding DUF47 domain-containing protein, producing MRLRLTPREDSYYDLFADSANNLVTASRLLVEIISDGSDREALAEKMRACEHAGDERTHAIMNRLNESFITPFDREDIYRLASNLDDVMDAMEAASDLIVLYQLDHLPKDVVRQVEVLERAAELTAEAMPRLRSMKNLNEYWIEVNRLENQGDQVYRRLLAKLFSGEYDALTVMKMKEVIDALEEAADAFEHVANTVESIAVKES from the coding sequence GTGCGCCTGCGTCTCACGCCACGTGAGGACAGCTACTACGACCTGTTCGCCGACTCGGCGAACAACCTGGTCACGGCATCCCGTCTGCTGGTCGAGATCATCAGTGACGGGTCGGACAGGGAAGCCCTGGCCGAGAAGATGCGCGCCTGCGAGCACGCCGGTGACGAACGCACCCATGCGATCATGAACCGGCTGAACGAGAGCTTCATCACGCCGTTCGACCGCGAGGACATCTACCGCCTCGCCTCCAACCTCGACGATGTGATGGACGCCATGGAGGCCGCCTCCGACCTCATCGTCCTGTACCAGCTCGACCACCTCCCCAAGGACGTCGTGCGGCAGGTCGAGGTGCTGGAGCGGGCCGCCGAGCTGACGGCCGAGGCGATGCCGCGGCTGCGGTCGATGAAGAACCTCAACGAGTACTGGATCGAGGTCAACCGCCTGGAGAACCAGGGTGACCAGGTCTACCGGCGCCTGCTGGCCAAACTGTTCAGCGGTGAGTACGACGCGTTGACGGTCATGAAGATGAAGGAGGTCATCGACGCCCTCGAAGAGGCCGCCGACGCCTTCGAGCACGTGGCCAACACCGTCGAGTCGATCGCGGTCAAGGAAAGCTAG
- a CDS encoding inorganic phosphate transporter produces MDLTLALVIGVVVVALVFDYTNGFHDAANAIATSVSTRALTPRAALFMAAAMNFIGAHLGTQVASTVGKGIIDAPKGSHGLVIVASALIGAIVWNIITWYFGLPSSSSHALIGGLVGSALASASLVHWDGVVEKVVIPMILSPLTGFLLGAVIMIAIYWIFRNAQPGKTNRGFRYAQTVSAAAMALGHGLQDAQKTMGVIFLALVVGGYAGEDDPIPQWVILAAATAISLGTYAGGWRIMRTLGRRIIALDPPQGFAAESAAAIVLYGAAIGFGAPISTTHTITSAIMGVGSTKRLSAVRWGVAGNIVTAWVLTIPAAALVAALSYFALHWLIES; encoded by the coding sequence GTGGACCTCACGCTCGCCCTCGTCATCGGCGTGGTCGTCGTGGCGCTCGTCTTCGACTACACCAACGGCTTCCACGACGCGGCGAACGCCATCGCGACCTCGGTCTCGACGCGCGCTCTCACCCCCAGAGCGGCGCTGTTCATGGCCGCGGCGATGAACTTCATCGGTGCCCACCTCGGCACCCAGGTCGCCTCCACCGTCGGAAAGGGGATCATCGACGCCCCGAAGGGCTCCCACGGGCTGGTCATCGTGGCATCGGCCCTGATCGGCGCGATCGTCTGGAACATCATCACCTGGTATTTCGGACTGCCATCCTCCTCCAGTCACGCGCTGATCGGCGGCCTCGTCGGCTCCGCGCTGGCCTCGGCCAGCCTCGTCCACTGGGACGGCGTGGTGGAGAAGGTCGTCATCCCGATGATCCTGTCGCCGTTGACCGGGTTCCTCCTGGGCGCTGTGATCATGATCGCAATTTATTGGATCTTCCGCAACGCGCAGCCCGGCAAGACCAACCGCGGCTTCCGCTACGCGCAGACCGTCTCGGCCGCCGCCATGGCGCTCGGGCACGGCCTGCAGGACGCGCAGAAGACGATGGGTGTGATCTTCCTGGCGCTCGTGGTCGGCGGCTACGCGGGGGAGGACGACCCCATCCCGCAGTGGGTCATCCTGGCCGCAGCGACGGCGATCTCCCTCGGCACGTACGCGGGCGGCTGGCGGATCATGCGGACGCTGGGCCGCCGGATCATCGCGCTCGACCCGCCGCAGGGGTTCGCCGCCGAGAGCGCGGCGGCGATCGTCCTGTACGGGGCGGCGATCGGGTTCGGCGCCCCCATCTCCACCACCCACACCATCACCAGCGCGATCATGGGTGTGGGCTCCACCAAGCGGCTGTCGGCGGTGCGGTGGGGCGTGGCGGGCAACATCGTCACGGCCTGGGTCCTGACGATCCCGGCCGCCGCCCTGGTGGCCGCCCTGTCCTACTTCGCCCTCCACTGGTTGATCGAGAGCTAG
- the mshD gene encoding mycothiol synthase: MTAHVKIEQRLDDQEIAEVLRLVEAATQADGVRPLNEHVMLHLRYGGDPRARSVLLRDGESLAGYAHVDPTDEVEGPSGELVVHPSFRRRGHGGRLLRAVLDLAGGRLRLWAHGDHEAAGALATSQGLRRVRSLWQMRRSLFAPLDPCALPDGVRLRTFTPGQDEEAWLKVNAAAFAHHPEQGAWTLDDLRQREAEPWFDPAGFFLAVRGERIVGFHWTKIHGSSEHGHEPLGEVYVVGVDPSQQGTGLGRALTLAGLNHLRSRGLAQAMLYVDEANTAAIRLYGSLGFNRWDVDVMYAAVPPAGA; encoded by the coding sequence GTGACCGCGCACGTGAAGATCGAACAACGGCTCGATGACCAGGAAATCGCCGAGGTGCTGCGTCTCGTCGAGGCGGCGACGCAGGCCGACGGCGTCCGCCCGCTGAACGAGCACGTCATGCTCCATCTGCGCTACGGCGGCGACCCGCGCGCCCGCTCGGTCCTCCTCCGCGACGGGGAGTCCCTGGCGGGCTACGCGCACGTGGACCCGACCGACGAGGTCGAGGGACCCAGCGGAGAGCTGGTCGTCCACCCGTCGTTCCGGCGGCGCGGGCACGGCGGACGGCTGCTGCGCGCCGTCCTCGACCTGGCGGGCGGCCGACTGCGGCTGTGGGCCCACGGCGACCACGAGGCCGCCGGCGCGCTGGCCACCTCGCAGGGGCTGCGCCGGGTGCGCTCGCTGTGGCAGATGCGCCGGTCGCTGTTCGCGCCCCTCGACCCCTGCGCGCTGCCCGACGGGGTGCGGCTGCGCACGTTCACGCCCGGCCAGGACGAGGAGGCGTGGCTCAAGGTGAACGCCGCCGCCTTCGCCCACCACCCGGAGCAGGGCGCGTGGACGCTCGACGACCTGCGCCAGCGCGAGGCCGAGCCGTGGTTCGACCCCGCCGGGTTCTTCCTGGCCGTGCGCGGCGAGCGGATCGTCGGGTTCCACTGGACGAAGATCCACGGGTCCTCCGAGCACGGGCACGAGCCGCTCGGCGAGGTGTACGTGGTGGGAGTGGACCCCTCCCAGCAGGGCACCGGCCTCGGCCGGGCGCTCACCCTGGCCGGCCTGAACCACCTGCGCTCGCGTGGCCTCGCTCAGGCGATGCTGTACGTGGACGAGGCCAACACGGCCGCCATCAGGCTGTACGGGTCACTCGGCTTCAACCGGTGGGACGTCGACGTGATGTACGCCGCCGTCCCACCCGCCGGAGCCTAG
- a CDS encoding bifunctional metallophosphatase/5'-nucleotidase, whose amino-acid sequence MTSRSLLRLALAGAVATGTALLATVPADASNAPRTVPVRLLSLNDFHGHLEPPTGSSGRMVDEHGQTVNAGGAAYVAAHMKAHTDRNTIAVAQGDLIGATPLISAAYHDEPSVEFLGKIGLKVAAVGNHEFDEGYDELRRIMKGGCHPVDGCSPAGQWKGARFDYVGANVLFKNPNEKTDALAALGNQAAVEKLMSGWGVPALPPVSVKWMSGVPIGFIGLVTTSTPNIVTAEGIKDLTFADEVKAANLASRVLKLVGVKAQVVLVHEGDQVTAGQSPDACSAVPGVGNRIATQVAPEIDMVLSGHSHQAYLCTVKDPSGRDRLYSQGGSFGRVITQVDMKVDVRTLDIVRSSVVADNHVVTRTVTPDRDISDFVDLWKERVAEVADKPVGRITADIPNTAAPSGETPLGDLIADAQLAATKAGGNAQIALMNPGGVRAPLTYAGSPAGEGDGVVTYGEAFTVQPFNNLMQVVTLTGAQLKTVLEQQFTGGPNNQAFTKILQPSANLTYTYSRSAAWGSKVSDLRIDGTPVTDTQAIRVAANNFLVGGGDAFLAFRDGTDAWSGPLDIDAFVAYLGEHSPAAPPATNRITVVD is encoded by the coding sequence ATGACCTCTCGTTCCCTCCTCCGGCTCGCGTTGGCCGGAGCCGTCGCCACGGGCACGGCCTTACTCGCCACCGTTCCGGCGGACGCGAGCAACGCGCCCCGGACGGTGCCCGTCCGCCTGCTCTCCCTCAACGACTTCCACGGCCACCTGGAGCCCCCGACCGGCTCCTCCGGACGGATGGTCGACGAGCACGGCCAGACAGTGAACGCGGGCGGCGCCGCCTATGTCGCCGCCCACATGAAGGCCCACACCGACCGCAACACCATCGCCGTCGCCCAGGGCGACCTCATCGGCGCCACCCCGCTGATCTCCGCGGCCTACCATGACGAGCCGTCGGTCGAGTTCCTGGGCAAGATCGGGCTCAAGGTGGCCGCGGTCGGCAACCACGAGTTCGACGAGGGCTACGACGAGCTGCGCCGCATCATGAAGGGCGGCTGCCACCCGGTGGACGGCTGCTCGCCCGCCGGGCAGTGGAAGGGCGCGCGGTTCGACTACGTCGGCGCGAACGTCCTGTTCAAGAATCCGAACGAGAAGACCGACGCGCTCGCCGCCCTGGGGAACCAGGCGGCGGTCGAGAAGCTGATGTCCGGCTGGGGCGTGCCCGCGCTGCCGCCGGTGAGCGTCAAGTGGATGAGCGGCGTGCCGATCGGCTTCATCGGCCTGGTCACCACCTCCACCCCGAACATCGTCACGGCCGAGGGCATCAAGGACCTCACGTTCGCCGACGAGGTCAAGGCCGCGAACCTCGCCTCCCGGGTACTCAAGCTGGTGGGCGTGAAGGCCCAGGTCGTGCTGGTGCACGAGGGCGACCAGGTCACCGCGGGCCAGTCGCCCGACGCGTGCAGCGCCGTCCCGGGCGTGGGCAACCGGATCGCCACCCAGGTCGCCCCGGAGATCGACATGGTGCTCAGCGGCCACTCGCACCAGGCCTACCTGTGCACGGTCAAGGACCCGTCGGGCCGTGACCGCCTCTACTCGCAGGGCGGCTCGTTCGGCCGGGTCATCACGCAGGTGGACATGAAGGTGGACGTGCGGACGCTCGACATCGTCCGCTCGTCGGTCGTGGCGGACAACCACGTCGTGACGCGAACCGTCACCCCGGATCGCGATATCTCCGACTTCGTGGACCTGTGGAAGGAACGCGTCGCCGAGGTCGCCGACAAGCCGGTCGGCCGGATCACCGCCGACATCCCCAACACGGCCGCGCCGAGCGGGGAGACGCCGCTGGGCGACCTCATCGCCGATGCGCAGCTGGCCGCCACCAAGGCCGGGGGCAACGCCCAGATCGCCCTCATGAACCCGGGCGGCGTCCGCGCTCCCCTCACCTACGCCGGCTCGCCGGCGGGCGAGGGCGACGGCGTCGTCACCTACGGCGAGGCGTTCACCGTCCAGCCGTTCAACAACCTCATGCAGGTGGTCACGCTGACGGGCGCCCAGCTCAAGACGGTGCTGGAACAGCAGTTCACCGGGGGCCCCAACAACCAGGCGTTCACCAAGATCCTGCAGCCCTCGGCGAACCTGACCTACACCTACAGCCGGTCCGCCGCCTGGGGCTCCAAGGTCTCCGACCTCCGTATCGACGGCACCCCCGTCACGGACACCCAGGCGATCCGCGTCGCGGCCAACAACTTCCTGGTGGGCGGCGGTGACGCGTTCCTCGCCTTCCGGGACGGCACCGACGCGTGGAGCGGGCCGCTGGACATCGACGCCTTCGTCGCCTACCTGGGCGAGCACAGCCCGGCCGCCCCGCCCGCCACGAACCGCATCACCGTGGTGGACTGA
- a CDS encoding response regulator transcription factor has protein sequence MSNLLLLTNALEPSSEVLPALGLLLHSVRVSPAEASALIDTPPADAVLVDARKELAHAKSLCRLIRTTGIDCPLLVIVTEGGLAAMTAEWGVDDVLLDSAGPAEVEARLRIAVGRMSQSGAEDVPDEIRSGDLSIDEATYTARLRGRVLDLTFKEFELLKYLAQHPGRVFTRAQLLQEVWGYDYFGGTRTVDVHVRRLRAKLGTEYESLIGTVRNVGYRFVPDRTDPAHV, from the coding sequence ATGAGCAACCTGCTCCTGCTGACCAATGCCCTCGAGCCATCTTCCGAGGTGCTGCCGGCACTGGGGCTGCTGCTCCACTCGGTCCGCGTCTCCCCGGCGGAGGCCTCCGCTCTCATCGACACCCCACCGGCCGACGCCGTGCTCGTCGACGCCCGCAAGGAGCTGGCGCACGCCAAGAGCCTGTGCCGGCTGATCCGCACGACGGGCATCGACTGTCCGCTGCTGGTGATCGTCACCGAGGGTGGGCTGGCCGCGATGACCGCCGAGTGGGGCGTGGACGACGTGCTCCTCGACAGCGCGGGGCCGGCCGAGGTGGAGGCGCGGCTGCGCATCGCCGTCGGCCGCATGTCGCAGTCCGGCGCGGAGGACGTGCCCGACGAGATCCGCAGCGGCGACCTGTCGATCGACGAGGCCACCTACACGGCCCGGTTGCGCGGCCGGGTGCTCGACCTGACGTTCAAGGAGTTCGAGCTGCTGAAGTACCTCGCGCAGCACCCGGGGCGCGTCTTCACCCGGGCCCAGCTGCTGCAGGAGGTCTGGGGCTACGACTACTTCGGCGGCACGCGGACCGTGGACGTGCACGTGCGGCGGCTACGGGCCAAACTGGGCACCGAGTACGAGTCGCTCATCGGCACGGTGCGCAACGTCGGCTACCGCTTCGTGCCCGACCGCACCGATCCCGCCCACGTGTGA
- a CDS encoding MoaD/ThiS family protein produces the protein MARGKVRYWAAAKAAAGMAEESFEAATLGELMTKITRDRAELARVVSRSSFLVDGTPVGRRPHDEVVLGDGVTVEILPPFAGG, from the coding sequence ATGGCTAGGGGAAAAGTCAGGTATTGGGCCGCGGCGAAGGCGGCGGCCGGCATGGCGGAGGAATCCTTCGAGGCGGCCACGCTGGGCGAACTCATGACGAAAATCACACGTGATCGCGCCGAACTCGCGCGTGTCGTGAGCCGTTCGTCGTTTCTCGTGGACGGCACTCCGGTGGGCAGACGGCCCCATGACGAGGTGGTCCTCGGCGACGGTGTGACGGTCGAGATACTGCCGCCTTTCGCGGGTGGGTGA